In one Arenibacter antarcticus genomic region, the following are encoded:
- a CDS encoding FAD:protein FMN transferase produces the protein MKDLLRFNYSQLVVLLLFALVFGCGEKNDKWIKNVNVGEALGTSYSIIYLSENELDYQPEIDSIFKGINQSMSTYIPNSDISRINRGDSTVVVDHMFRDVFQLSNEIYNATQGYFDPTVGILVNAWGFGPGKELEMNKGRVDSLLQYVGFNKVKITPDNRIIKSDPNIYFDFNAIAKGYSVDRIGVFLDAKGIGDYLIEVGGELVAKGENKIKEKRWVVAIDDPQMDGERTSKRTVNLKDNAMASSGNYRKFKIDPETGAKYVHTIDPLTGFTKTSNILAVTVVANDCATADAYATAFMAMDLGHSQEILNSNLILEGYIIYLDDAGNVMEYMTDGFKMILLQ, from the coding sequence ATGAAGGACTTGTTAAGATTTAATTACTCGCAATTAGTAGTCCTTTTGCTTTTCGCATTGGTTTTCGGATGTGGAGAAAAGAATGACAAATGGATTAAGAATGTCAATGTAGGTGAGGCGTTAGGTACTTCCTATAGCATTATCTATTTGTCGGAAAATGAATTAGACTATCAACCAGAGATAGATTCTATTTTTAAGGGCATTAACCAGTCTATGTCCACTTATATTCCTAACTCCGATATCTCTAGAATAAACCGAGGAGATTCTACTGTGGTTGTAGATCATATGTTTAGGGACGTGTTTCAGTTATCTAACGAGATATACAATGCCACTCAGGGCTATTTTGACCCTACTGTGGGGATTTTGGTCAACGCATGGGGATTTGGTCCCGGAAAGGAGTTGGAGATGAACAAAGGGCGCGTGGATAGTCTTTTGCAGTATGTTGGTTTTAATAAAGTAAAGATCACCCCAGATAATAGAATAATAAAATCGGATCCCAATATCTATTTCGATTTTAATGCCATTGCCAAAGGATACTCGGTAGATCGAATTGGGGTCTTCTTAGATGCTAAAGGAATTGGGGATTACTTAATTGAAGTAGGGGGAGAGCTTGTGGCAAAAGGTGAAAATAAGATCAAGGAAAAACGGTGGGTAGTAGCTATAGATGATCCGCAAATGGATGGGGAAAGGACCTCAAAACGGACCGTTAACCTGAAAGATAATGCAATGGCGTCTTCTGGTAACTACAGGAAATTTAAGATAGACCCAGAAACAGGAGCCAAATATGTACATACCATAGATCCCTTAACCGGATTTACCAAAACTTCCAATATTCTTGCCGTAACAGTGGTGGCTAATGACTGTGCCACTGCGGATGCCTATGCTACCGCTTTCATGGCGATGGACTTGGGGCACTCTCAAGAAATCCTAAATTCAAATTTAATTTTGGAGGGGTATATTATATATCTGGATGATGCCGGTAACGTAATGGAATATATGACGGATGGATTTAAAATGATATTGCTACAATAG
- a CDS encoding class I SAM-dependent methyltransferase, which yields MKNIFKLVLNTIPRPLLIKLSYVARPILAFTMRGDRYTDPIDGKTFKQFLPYGYERPRENVLSPSTLSLERHRLLWLYLQNETNFFKKRLKVLHFAPEQAFYKRFGALENLDYTTTDLNSPLADVTADICELPFQDNTYDVIFCNHVLEHIPDDTKAMQELFRILKPGGWGVFQIPQDLNRPNTFEDNSITDKKERAKIFGQYDHVRIYGRDYFEKLRKIGFKVTEVDYTNTKLSPEEVDRYRLAPGELIPLVSK from the coding sequence TTGAAAAATATATTTAAACTAGTTCTTAACACCATCCCAAGGCCACTGCTTATAAAATTGAGCTATGTTGCCAGGCCTATATTAGCATTTACTATGCGAGGTGATCGTTACACTGACCCTATAGATGGTAAAACGTTTAAACAATTCCTTCCTTATGGTTATGAGCGTCCTCGGGAAAATGTACTGTCCCCCTCTACCTTATCTTTAGAGCGACATAGATTGTTGTGGTTATACCTACAAAACGAGACAAATTTCTTTAAAAAGCGACTTAAAGTTTTACATTTCGCTCCAGAACAAGCATTTTATAAACGCTTCGGGGCACTGGAAAATTTGGATTACACTACTACCGATTTAAATTCTCCCTTGGCCGACGTTACCGCGGACATTTGCGAGCTACCCTTCCAAGACAATACCTACGATGTAATATTCTGTAATCATGTGTTAGAGCATATCCCAGATGACACCAAAGCCATGCAAGAGCTGTTCCGAATCCTGAAACCCGGGGGTTGGGGTGTTTTTCAGATTCCACAGGATTTAAACAGGCCCAATACTTTTGAGGACAATAGTATAACCGATAAAAAGGAAAGAGCAAAAATATTCGGTCAATACGACCACGTTCGTATTTATGGTAGGGACTATTTTGAAAAACTCCGGAAAATTGGATTTAAGGTTACGGAAGTGGATTACACCAATACAAAATTATCTCCTGAAGAAGTAGACCGGTATCGCTTAGCCCCTGGAGAACTAATTCCCTTGGTGTCCAAATAG
- the map gene encoding type I methionyl aminopeptidase: MIITKTPEQIELMRESALIVSKTLGMLASEVKPGVTTLQLDKLAEAFIRDHGGVPGFLGLYDFPNSLCMSPNAQVVHGIPNDTPLLEGDIISIDCGVLKNDFYGDHAYTFAVGEVSTEVKKLLEVTKESLYIGIREFKVGNRVGDVGFAIQKFTEDHGYGVVRELVGHGLGRKMHEDPEMPNYGKRGRGKKFIEGMVVAIEPMTNLGTRHINQLNDGWTILTKDGKPSAHFEHNVAIVNGKPEILSTFAYIYEALGITSDEENEFRQKELVL, translated from the coding sequence ATGATTATAACTAAAACACCAGAACAGATAGAATTAATGCGCGAAAGTGCATTAATCGTTAGCAAGACCTTAGGAATGCTGGCCAGCGAAGTGAAACCTGGAGTAACGACCTTGCAATTGGATAAATTGGCAGAAGCTTTTATTCGAGATCATGGGGGAGTACCAGGATTTCTTGGTTTATACGATTTTCCAAATTCACTGTGTATGAGTCCGAACGCACAGGTGGTTCATGGAATCCCGAACGATACTCCCTTACTAGAAGGGGATATTATATCGATCGATTGTGGAGTATTAAAAAATGATTTTTATGGAGATCATGCCTATACCTTTGCAGTGGGCGAAGTTTCCACGGAAGTGAAAAAACTATTGGAGGTAACGAAAGAATCACTTTATATAGGAATTAGAGAGTTTAAGGTCGGCAATCGTGTGGGCGATGTAGGATTTGCAATTCAAAAATTCACTGAAGACCACGGGTATGGTGTAGTACGGGAATTAGTTGGCCACGGTTTAGGTCGTAAAATGCACGAAGACCCAGAAATGCCCAATTATGGAAAACGCGGTAGGGGCAAGAAATTTATAGAGGGAATGGTGGTGGCCATAGAACCAATGACCAATTTGGGAACACGTCATATCAACCAATTAAATGACGGGTGGACCATATTGACCAAAGATGGTAAGCCAAGTGCCCATTTTGAGCACAATGTAGCCATTGTAAATGGCAAACCTGAAATACTATCTACCTTTGCCTATATATATGAAGCCTTAGGCATTACCAGTGATGAAGAGAATGAATTCCGGCAAAAGGAATTGGTACTATAA
- the gpmI gene encoding 2,3-bisphosphoglycerate-independent phosphoglycerate mutase codes for MNKKVILMILDGWGKSPDPKVSAIENANTPFIDSLYTQYANANLLTDGMNVGLPEGQMGNSEVGHMNLGAGRIVYQDLAKINLAIEQDTLKDEPTLKEALLHAKTNNKPVHFLGLLSDGGVHSHTSHLRGLIDACESYDIKNSFIHAFTDGRDVDPKSGIGYLTDLNEYCADKNAKLASVIGRYYAMDRDKRWERVKMAYDLLVNGTGTKTQDIEASVLNSYEAGITDEFLKPLLITDEHEVPLSTIKNGDVVIFFNFRTDRGRELTQVLSQVDMHEHNMHKLDLYYVTMTNYDDSYTGVKVIYDKDNIEETLGETLANAHKTQIRIAETEKYPHVTFFFNGGREIPFDGERRILCPSPKVATYDLKPEMSAYEIRDAIIPELEKGEVDFVCLNFANPDMVGHTGDMQAAIKACETVDSCANSVISAGLKNGYTTLVIADHGNCETMMNPDGSPNTAHTTNPVPLILVDKELKNIKDGVLGDIAPTILTLLNIPQPKAMTGKSLV; via the coding sequence ATGAACAAAAAAGTAATCCTCATGATTTTGGATGGCTGGGGAAAATCCCCTGACCCCAAAGTATCTGCAATAGAAAATGCCAATACTCCATTTATAGATTCCCTTTACACCCAATATGCCAATGCCAATTTATTGACTGACGGTATGAATGTAGGCTTGCCTGAAGGGCAGATGGGAAACAGTGAGGTAGGGCATATGAATTTAGGTGCCGGAAGAATTGTTTATCAGGATCTGGCAAAAATTAACCTTGCTATAGAACAGGACACTCTAAAGGACGAACCCACTTTAAAAGAGGCGCTATTACACGCCAAAACCAACAATAAACCAGTACATTTTTTAGGGTTGTTGAGCGATGGAGGTGTACATAGTCACACTTCCCATTTAAGGGGCCTTATAGATGCCTGCGAAAGCTACGATATTAAGAATAGCTTTATTCACGCATTTACTGACGGCAGGGACGTAGACCCTAAAAGCGGCATTGGATACTTAACTGATTTAAATGAATACTGCGCCGATAAAAATGCGAAATTAGCTAGTGTTATAGGGCGCTATTATGCCATGGACCGCGATAAAAGATGGGAGCGAGTAAAAATGGCTTACGATCTTTTAGTGAATGGGACAGGTACAAAGACACAGGACATAGAAGCATCCGTATTAAATAGTTATGAAGCAGGAATAACCGACGAATTCTTAAAACCCTTGTTGATTACCGATGAACATGAAGTTCCACTTTCTACCATAAAAAATGGAGACGTAGTCATATTTTTCAACTTTAGGACTGATCGAGGTCGGGAATTAACCCAAGTATTGAGTCAGGTAGACATGCACGAACACAATATGCACAAACTTGATCTTTACTATGTAACCATGACCAATTATGACGACTCCTATACCGGGGTAAAAGTAATATACGACAAGGACAACATTGAAGAGACTTTGGGAGAAACCTTGGCCAATGCCCATAAGACACAGATTCGTATCGCAGAAACCGAAAAATACCCACATGTTACCTTCTTTTTCAATGGCGGTAGGGAGATTCCTTTTGATGGCGAACGAAGAATTCTTTGTCCTTCGCCAAAAGTGGCCACCTACGATTTAAAACCGGAAATGAGCGCCTATGAAATACGGGACGCCATAATTCCAGAGTTGGAAAAGGGGGAGGTAGACTTTGTATGTCTAAATTTTGCTAATCCAGATATGGTAGGCCATACAGGAGACATGCAAGCGGCTATTAAGGCCTGTGAAACGGTGGATAGTTGTGCCAATTCGGTTATTTCAGCCGGACTAAAAAATGGGTACACCACTTTGGTAATTGCAGATCATGGAAATTGTGAAACCATGATGAACCCAGATGGCAGCCCCAATACCGCACATACTACCAACCCTGTTCCCTTAATTTTAGTGGACAAGGAATTAAAAAATATTAAGGATGGGGTACTGGGTGATATCGCACCTACCATCTTAACCCTATTAAATATACCCCAGCCAAAAGCCATGACAGGAAAAAGCTTGGTATAG
- a CDS encoding ankyrin repeat domain-containing protein — protein MRKTILIVAIGFLSMASGFSAEKLIDNNMAEKALFMKDARVLNSFCKAIVKGDIETVKRLIELGEDVNEKSLGKTPVIFAARYNKADILSLLLDNGADLTIRCDSGFTPKRHAELSHANEALAVINAYLSK, from the coding sequence ATGAGAAAAACAATTTTAATCGTTGCCATTGGATTTTTATCCATGGCTTCTGGCTTTAGTGCCGAAAAATTAATTGACAATAATATGGCAGAAAAGGCCCTATTTATGAAAGACGCTCGCGTATTAAATTCTTTTTGCAAGGCAATTGTAAAAGGGGATATCGAAACTGTAAAGCGATTAATAGAATTGGGGGAGGATGTAAATGAAAAATCCTTGGGAAAAACTCCAGTAATTTTTGCCGCGCGTTACAATAAGGCTGACATTTTATCGCTATTGTTGGATAATGGTGCAGATCTTACCATAAGATGTGACAGTGGTTTCACTCCAAAAAGGCATGCAGAACTTTCCCATGCCAATGAGGCATTGGCAGTGATCAATGCCTACCTCAGTAAATAG
- a CDS encoding DUF6747 family protein, whose amino-acid sequence MATLLHFKHIYLEAFENCKPEIVVFLLKIYSVFCLVMLSMTLYAFLYRVFTGFDF is encoded by the coding sequence ATGGCAACACTATTACATTTTAAACACATTTACTTAGAAGCATTTGAAAATTGCAAACCGGAAATTGTCGTTTTTCTTTTAAAGATATATTCCGTTTTTTGTTTGGTAATGCTGTCTATGACACTTTATGCTTTTTTGTATAGGGTCTTTACTGGATTTGATTTTTAA
- a CDS encoding M48 family metalloprotease: MRRGNWKIRIFIGLAIVAFAYVQRCTNKEENPYTGRVQNINMSTEQEIAIGLQSAPEIAQQYGGLYPDEKLQALVDQIGNKLVNNSIARETPYNYEFHLLADTQTINAFALPGGQVFVTYALFSQLNEAQLAGVLGHEIGHVIGRHSAERIAEGNFWKTVSVGATVGADAGDIVGSIGQNTLLTNGREDELESDDLGVLFMLRSGYNPQEMIRVMEILKAAAGPNRVPEFQSTHPDPDNRIEKIKEAIKKHQSTP; the protein is encoded by the coding sequence ATGAGAAGGGGCAATTGGAAAATCAGGATTTTTATTGGCTTGGCCATTGTGGCCTTTGCCTATGTACAACGCTGCACAAATAAGGAAGAAAATCCATATACTGGAAGGGTCCAGAATATCAATATGAGTACGGAGCAGGAAATTGCCATAGGCCTACAGAGCGCCCCGGAAATAGCACAGCAGTATGGCGGACTCTATCCTGATGAAAAACTTCAAGCCCTAGTAGACCAGATAGGCAACAAGTTGGTGAACAACAGCATTGCAAGAGAAACCCCTTACAACTATGAATTTCATTTATTGGCAGACACACAGACCATCAATGCCTTTGCACTTCCAGGCGGACAAGTGTTTGTAACCTATGCGCTCTTTTCCCAATTGAATGAGGCCCAATTGGCCGGGGTATTAGGACATGAGATCGGACATGTAATAGGCAGACATTCCGCTGAAAGAATAGCAGAGGGCAACTTCTGGAAAACAGTGTCCGTAGGGGCTACTGTAGGCGCGGATGCAGGTGATATAGTTGGCAGTATCGGACAGAACACCTTGTTGACAAATGGCAGGGAAGACGAATTGGAAAGCGATGATCTAGGCGTATTATTTATGCTTCGATCTGGTTATAACCCGCAGGAAATGATACGGGTAATGGAAATATTAAAGGCCGCCGCTGGACCAAACAGAGTACCCGAATTTCAAAGTACCCATCCCGACCCCGATAACAGAATCGAAAAAATTAAAGAGGCCATAAAGAAACACCAAAGTACCCCTTAA
- a CDS encoding M15 family metallopeptidase has protein sequence MQRRSFIKKSGYTSLALSILPGITLSQDPEYSLDELMGKKDIELFGKDINLKKAAHDAFVEMKKAAYSDGIDLKIVSSYRSFYRQDAIWERKYIQNTEKSGMSKLAAIEKIIEYSTIPGTSRHHWGTDVDIIDGYRTITGSVLDPDKFETGGPFELFKQWMDENANTYDFYLVYTNNPRRKGFKYEPWHYSYAPISKPMLKEFRRKNIFKQIMQEDIIGKENFTAGFLKGYIQNNILDINPELL, from the coding sequence ATGCAACGAAGATCCTTTATTAAAAAAAGCGGTTATACCAGTTTGGCATTATCAATCTTGCCCGGTATTACCCTATCGCAAGACCCTGAATATAGCCTGGATGAATTGATGGGGAAAAAAGACATAGAACTGTTCGGGAAGGACATCAATCTAAAAAAGGCTGCGCATGACGCCTTCGTGGAAATGAAAAAAGCGGCTTATAGTGACGGCATCGATTTAAAAATTGTTTCCAGTTACAGGAGTTTCTATCGCCAAGATGCGATATGGGAACGCAAATACATACAAAACACTGAAAAAAGCGGCATGTCAAAATTGGCCGCTATAGAAAAGATCATAGAATACTCTACCATTCCAGGGACCAGCAGGCACCATTGGGGAACAGATGTAGACATTATTGATGGCTACCGAACAATTACCGGCAGTGTATTAGATCCCGACAAATTTGAAACAGGTGGACCATTTGAGCTTTTTAAGCAATGGATGGACGAAAATGCCAATACCTACGATTTTTATTTGGTGTATACCAATAACCCGAGGAGGAAGGGGTTTAAATACGAACCCTGGCATTACAGCTACGCTCCTATCTCCAAACCTATGTTAAAGGAATTTAGGAGAAAGAATATTTTTAAACAGATTATGCAGGAAGATATTATAGGCAAGGAAAACTTTACCGCTGGTTTTCTTAAGGGCTATATACAAAACAATATTTTAGATATTAATCCTGAATTATTGTAA
- a CDS encoding gliding motility-associated C-terminal domain-containing protein: MNTVRHIVSLLIFAGACHAHCQNAVHNYGNLQIHETAMVGFHIDVINDGTFDQNLGLVGFYNENNPITVSGAFAPVFYDTEVAITDGLYLQTAVGVNNNLNFILGNMYTPKNRSDIAVRFSEQAFYVGEGNNTKIDGYASAINKATFTFPVGDDDRLRPLTVTSSDIISLSICAYFYENPNIPSTVTQKFDTEKRDKNVMGVSTKEFWKLEGDMPVMASLSWDAWSDINVLSEHLSDLTVVGWSKKEKQWINLGNSDFKGELSKGYISSEIFIPNDYEAITIGGINDMNETLSTVELGNYYLSPNGDGINDYLVLEGINKSPRNLLQIFNRYGVLVYYKENYNNEFEGLSNRKMVINRKSGLDSGVYFYIITLNDLKIKHQGYLYLARAKKK, from the coding sequence ATGAACACAGTAAGACACATAGTTAGTTTACTCATCTTTGCAGGCGCATGCCATGCACATTGTCAAAATGCAGTCCACAACTATGGTAACCTCCAGATTCATGAGACTGCTATGGTGGGTTTTCATATAGATGTTATTAACGACGGAACCTTTGATCAGAACTTAGGATTGGTAGGGTTCTATAATGAAAATAATCCTATTACGGTTTCCGGGGCCTTTGCCCCTGTTTTTTATGATACGGAAGTGGCCATAACCGATGGCCTCTACCTACAGACGGCTGTGGGAGTGAACAACAATCTCAATTTTATCCTAGGGAATATGTATACCCCAAAAAATAGAAGTGATATTGCAGTTCGGTTTTCGGAGCAGGCCTTTTATGTGGGCGAAGGAAACAATACTAAAATTGACGGATACGCCTCCGCGATAAACAAGGCTACCTTTACCTTCCCTGTTGGGGATGATGACCGCCTACGGCCTTTGACCGTCACCTCGAGCGATATAATCTCCTTGTCCATATGTGCCTATTTTTATGAGAATCCGAATATTCCCTCCACAGTTACCCAAAAATTCGATACCGAAAAAAGGGACAAAAATGTTATGGGGGTCAGTACCAAGGAGTTTTGGAAATTGGAGGGAGACATGCCTGTAATGGCCTCTCTAAGCTGGGACGCATGGAGCGATATTAATGTATTAAGCGAACATCTAAGCGACCTAACCGTGGTAGGTTGGAGCAAAAAAGAAAAACAGTGGATAAATCTAGGGAATTCCGATTTTAAAGGGGAACTATCCAAGGGCTATATCAGTTCGGAAATCTTTATTCCTAACGATTATGAAGCCATCACCATTGGTGGCATAAATGATATGAACGAAACGCTGTCTACTGTGGAACTCGGCAATTATTATTTATCCCCGAACGGCGACGGAATAAATGACTACCTAGTTCTGGAAGGGATCAACAAATCTCCGAGAAACCTTTTACAAATCTTTAATCGATATGGTGTATTGGTCTATTATAAAGAAAATTATAACAATGAATTTGAAGGCCTTTCAAACCGGAAGATGGTTATCAATAGAAAATCGGGTCTAGATTCTGGAGTGTATTTTTATATCATCACCCTAAACGACCTTAAAATAAAACATCAAGGCTATCTGTACCTAGCACGGGCCAAGAAAAAATAA